TGGCGGGCCAAGGTCATTACTTTCCTTTCCTGTTCCCGATTTACTCCAAGCAGCCTATTTATATGCAGATGGATGATGCTGCCTATGATTTGCTCCTGCGAATTATACAGCTCCGATTGGGCTTTCAGTGAATGCATGACCGTGGAAAAGTTGTTGATCGCCTCTGATCTGACTTGGAATAGCTGGTGGAGAACGGAACCACCCTCTAACAGCTTCAGCTCTTGCCAATCATTCGTATAGCGTCCCGCTTTCAGGTAGAACTCTCTGTCTGTGCGGAAATCATCGAGGTAGGCTTTATACGAAATGATTCTGTTCAGGAAGCTTAGCTTTTCGTCGATCGTATGCAAGAATTGATGCAAAAGGTCGATGATGCTGATTACTGCAACCTTCTCCAATGGTATATTCATCTGCTTTGTACGATGCAGTTGTAGCCATTGAGCCACAACTATACTGTCCATGGAAAATAGCTCCTCAGCCAGGGGAATCAATTGAGGTCCACCATATCGTTCAATTTCAGGGTCATAAGTATCGATAGTTGTTTTGGACAGATAGCCTTGTTTTTGCATTTCATATGTCCATGGATACATTTCTGAGAAAATAGATTGCAGCCCTTCGATGGATGTCGCTTGAAAACGCAGACGGATATGAGGCTTCGGATCGGTGTACCTCATGAAGAATACCTTTTGACAAGCCCCTTTTGCGTGCATCGCTTCGCATAAAATCTGAAGTGGAAAGGCAATGAACTCATCCATCCTGGTTTCGTCACAGTAAAGCTTGTAAAATAGCCAATCACTACCTGGCATTTTCAATCGTTCTTGATCAGAAATAAATGCGCGACGGGGCTGTACACCTGTGGCCACAGAAACCGATTCGGTTACAGATGCTTCGACGGGAGTATTTTTTACAAGTGGGAAGACACACTCCATATGAAAGGCACCGTCTTCCCCTTCAACTACACAGTCCTTTAGTTCAGCACCTACTTCTGTCAGAACGAGAGCCTCACCAGATTTCAGCTTTTGAAGCTCCCGGATCAACTCAGTGAGATGTCTTTCACTTTTTAGATCGAGCAGCATTTTGTTGTCATGGTCGGTGATATACACGTAATCTGGAACTTGGTATTGACGTTTCCAGATTTGAACGGCTTCCATCCAGTCTTCTTTTCCGTCTTTTTTGGAAACAGACAATAATGCTGGATCTACATTCCATGTAGCTGGTACCAGTATAATCTTTCCGTAACGCAGACGAGGCAGGACAGGAGCGTGACGAAAGCTGCCCCAGCTGAAAGGCATCCAATTTCGCTGCTTTGCCATCCCTAATTCGCACAGAAAACGATATACATTGGGAACGGAGCCTACGTAGTTAAGCATATGGCCGGTAACAGGAATGACTTCCTTATTCATTGATCGAGACTTTAAATAAAAGGAATCCGATGTAGCCCCTACAACCAAATCAGACAAGGGAATGTTTAAGGAGTGATGTTCGGTAGAGGGGGCTCCGATCAAAATCTCGTATTTCCGTTTGCTCTTTGAGAGAACGACATTGGTGATTCTTCCGTGCCGTGGAAAGTAAACAACTTCAGCAAATATACTGTCCGGGTATGCCTTCTGGTGTTCCTGATTGATCTGCTCCAGTTTTTCTTCGAACGACTCTCCAAGCATGTCAGTGAATCGTCCAAAAGATTTTCCGGCCAGCGTAGATCCGGTATTCCCACCAATATGAATAGTGAAATCACCGTTATCCATGGCTTCTGGTGAAGGGGCAAACAGGGAGGCATACAATTCCATCGAAAGCGGGACATGCTCCCATTTAGG
The window above is part of the Brevibacillus antibioticus genome. Proteins encoded here:
- a CDS encoding lantibiotic dehydratase, giving the protein MERQSKVKKHAKKESRSFFRTMDFFMLRTPLLPIDMFLELCHSDWKLENLDPRKQAIIRECLAVASPSLLESLSKLEQSDREQLEQVSRSLLRYGIRMSTRSTPFGLFSGIACGYFDSNTNLLVNKMEQHTKRSRPDMEWLLKIIQSLEENLDVVKQLRIQANTMSEVVGNRLSLPYITRYGQNHNGYQIENSSIAMNDLIALVLQNAREPILFMELLQIIKQSYPDTEDSRIESFLFQLVKNEFLFTSLRPHLTHSSPFDHLLAVLDRVEGIDELYQQLLSIRQEIIAYDQLKIGEGEAHFLSTLSKMKSVESSSSQLQVDLSLSTEQVTLPKSIAKDLSKAAELLWRLSPTHVGWPHLAEYKDSFIERYGFEREVPLLDLLDENRGLGAPATYENPMSKRNYTPSSHDKINEKILLQLLSHSLLTGCKEIELTDDLIEKLEPVSPKWEHVPLSMELYASLFAPSPEAMDNGDFTIHIGGNTGSTLAGKSFGRFTDMLGESFEEKLEQINQEHQKAYPDSIFAEVVYFPRHGRITNVVLSKSKRKYEILIGAPSTEHHSLNIPLSDLVVGATSDSFYLKSRSMNKEVIPVTGHMLNYVGSVPNVYRFLCELGMAKQRNWMPFSWGSFRHAPVLPRLRYGKIILVPATWNVDPALLSVSKKDGKEDWMEAVQIWKRQYQVPDYVYITDHDNKMLLDLKSERHLTELIRELQKLKSGEALVLTEVGAELKDCVVEGEDGAFHMECVFPLVKNTPVEASVTESVSVATGVQPRRAFISDQERLKMPGSDWLFYKLYCDETRMDEFIAFPLQILCEAMHAKGACQKVFFMRYTDPKPHIRLRFQATSIEGLQSIFSEMYPWTYEMQKQGYLSKTTIDTYDPEIERYGGPQLIPLAEELFSMDSIVVAQWLQLHRTKQMNIPLEKVAVISIIDLLHQFLHTIDEKLSFLNRIISYKAYLDDFRTDREFYLKAGRYTNDWQELKLLEGGSVLHQLFQVRSEAINNFSTVMHSLKAQSELYNSQEQIIGSIIHLHINRLLGVNREQERKVMTLARHTLHNLRYFLLQEESHTKETAHAF